The following are encoded together in the Malaya genurostris strain Urasoe2022 chromosome 3, Malgen_1.1, whole genome shotgun sequence genome:
- the LOC131435912 gene encoding transmembrane 9 superfamily member 3: MKFSILASVLALVLSRTNADEHSHTYEDHEEVVLWMNTVGPYHNRQETYAYFSLPFCVGTKQAISHYHETMSEALQGVEFEFSGYEIDFKDDISPTEICMVELTEKKYKAFVYAVMNQYWYQMYIDDLPIWGVVGKEDDKKYYIYTHKKFDISYNGKQIVDVTLTPEKKELLKVGARIKFTYEVNWKPSNVKFEDRFDKYLDPNFFQHRIHWFSIFNSFMMVIFLVGLVSMILMRTLRKDYARYSKDEEADDMERDLGDEYGWKQIHGDVFRPASNAMLFSALIGAGYQLTSVVLCVITFAILGELYTERGSLLSTSIFVYAATSPINGYFGGSLYARMGGKLWIKQMMLSAFIIPALVCGTAFFINFIAIYYHASRAIPFGTMVAVTCICIFVILPLTLIGTIVGRNLDGQPDYPCRVNAVPRPIPEKKWFMEPAVIILLGGVLPFGSIFIEMYFIFTSFWAYKIYYVYGFMLLVFLILIIVTVCVTIVCTYFLLNAEDYRWQWTSFMSAASTSIYVYIYSFYYFFFKTKMYGLFQTAFYFGYMALFSGALGIICGTVGYIGTNIFVRKIYSNVKID; this comes from the exons ATGAAATTTTCGATATTGGCTTCTGTATTGGCACTGGTGTTGTCCCGTACGAATGCCGACGAACATAGTCACACG TATGAAGACCACGAAGAGGTGGTTCTATGGATGAATACGGTCGGACCGTACCACAATCGACAGGAAACGTACGCTTATTTCTCGTTGCCGTTCTGTGTTGGAACCAAACAGGCAATCAGTCACTACCATGAGACGATGAGCGAAGCCCTGCAGGGAGTGGAGTTCGAATTCAGTGGCTACGAAATCGACTTCAAGG ACGACATCTCTCCAACCGAAATCTGTATGGTTGAGTTAACGGAGAAGAAGTACAAAGCGTTTGTGTATGCCGTTATGAATCAATACTGGTATCAGATGTACATTGACGATCTTCCTATTTGGGGGGTGGTCGGAAAGGAAGACGATAAGAAGTATTACATCTACACTCACAAAAAGTTCGATATCAGCTACAACGGAAAGCAGATTGTGGACGTTACGCTGACACCGGAAAAGAAGGAACTGCTGAAAGTCGGTGCCAGGATAAAGTTCACCTACGAAGTCAACTGGAAGCCTAGCAATGTAAAATTTGAGGATCGGTTCGATAAATATCTGGATCCGAACTTTTTCCAGCATCGTATCCATTGGTTCAGTATATTCAACAGTTTTATGATGGTCATTTTTCTGGTTGGATTGGTGTCGATGATTCTGATGCGCACGCTACGGAAGGATTATGCCAGATACAGTAAGGACGAAGAAGCTGATGATATG GAACGTGATTTAGGTGACGAGTACGGATGGAAACAGATTCACGGTGATGTCTTTAGACCGGCTTCCAATGCAATGCTATTTTCGGCGCTGATAGGTGCGGGTTATCAACTTACTTCAGTTGTGCTATGTGTCATTACATTTGCTATTCTTGGAGAATTGTATACAGA ACGAGGATCTTTATTATCAACATCAATATTCGTGTACGCAGCCACGTCTCCCATCAATGGGTACTTCGGTGGATCTCTGTATGCCCGAATGGGGGGTAAATTGTGGATAAAACAAATGATGCTGTCTGCTTTTATCATCCCGGCTTTGGTGTGTGGAACGGCGTTCTTCATCAACTTCATTGCCATCTACTATCATGCATCGCGTGCGATTCCGTTCGGAACAATG GTGGCCGTCACTTGCATTTGTATCTTTGTGATACTGCCGCTCACGCTTATAGGCACCATTGTTGGCCGCAACCTTGACGGACAACCGGATTATCCATGTCGAGTTAATGCTGTTCCTCGACCCATCCCGGAGAAGAAATGGTTCATGGAACCGGCTGTGATTATTCTTCTCGGCGGAGTTCTTCCCTTTGGAtcgatatttattgaaat GTACTTCATCTTCACCTCGTTCTGGGCCTACAAAATCTACTACGTGTACGGGTTTATGTTGCTCGTTTTTCTGATCCTGATTATCGTTACCGTGTGCGTGACGATCGTTTGCACATACTTTCTGCTCAACGCTGAAGACTACCGATGGCAATGGACCAGCTTCATGTCGGCGGCATCCACGTCGATCTACGTTTACATCTATTCGTTCTACTATTTCTTCTTTAAAACAAA AATGTATGGACTGTTCCAGACGGCGTTCTATTTCGGATATATGGCGCTATTCTCCGGAGCTCTCGGTATTATCTGCGGTACGGTTGGCTACATCGGCACGAATATTTTCGTGCGGAAAATTTATTCCAATGTAAAAATTGACTAA